In Scatophagus argus isolate fScaArg1 chromosome 14, fScaArg1.pri, whole genome shotgun sequence, the following proteins share a genomic window:
- the nsd1b gene encoding histone-lysine N-methyltransferase, H3 lysine-36 specific isoform X2 — protein MTRHNNRPGFVVCSYCMHVWRSDASMSGPHSGPGSETHQSSCPLTPSRGLSTLCGSSRHHDHRIGLTMSAAASSLKHASVCGFTQRDHSSSSSSTSSSSSSSSSSSSSSSYSPLRRLQHLTTMVSQPDLVLPVREPKRSWEWGMNKKERGKEMEMDSWADCTSSDYSGTQSTNRKEVFAKSSAGQKQPVVHTRSRDAAAANRGNPVVSEKKTEGCFSGPPSPAFSLDSNSPFANGFLHFESSLFEDDDNDEERETVSPVGGLQNKHGSAGNVPQSTTGDLNSDSKATLSSAKVVTRSQSSGQRRRYWDGSDDEWDSDTELFLFGDSPSRHSMNSLKKKTLPPVKFLEGEVIWAKFNRRPWWPCELIVDPIQGIYHRVKEPSDRPCRLYHVRTFGDPVELTWVEEKAIRTFHGGFEFEQLPLLSRRGKQREQNNKYTVAKRFQNSWKSSVEEAESVLPERPKMAPSIPLSSSDAFHNTSTPERVNKVQSTVAPACSPTLPETSHMTNGSISSPVISSPVRTPAKPSTLRKSSGKKKPSKSSKDMNSKHSKKTLHGSPNQSERDNGECPYSDLDSVPKILCPKALERQPKLAPTQPSVAAAKEVKKQPEIQTGLWFSKSGKERRPKTTNPLPDRSLFSKVPSKKKSSFVVSKKTLVPGNTSSSDHSGLADKHKTLLPAETILPSEQSGHLKCKNTLVADRPSSTTGSPGDQSGLPDKQKSLVSVETGVPSDKCRYSKGRQTVSNTTDIVTGTGSDQLDNSDVKKSVEPSISFSDQSRFSESVKTVSQTEHPDLMTNKKACVSEGIPNQAAETQSTKTRVLGLNVDTTEPLARLEKQTSLVSKCRMPFVKLIRKDMKGKKLNSSVTISDQPECTKTEITQDANVSKMSSKQSDCVDCRASIDQAVSSESIKPSAKKLKASAGTGIHRLSLESSRAKTVAASSVASVSDESRSPEAERIPTLNSINVTYSSSNQSDGKKTPSSVTAISSDHSSSSEQKIASPTSTDLNTEPLPSHRPAQVPEGLSSEKSKKVVHKLKQVPDKVNKVLLPEQPAHLPASSRLMTRALRAMQEAEQKKREKARKETEHKELINQYGKDEDLEFQPARNSTCNPESKRDCCTKIKSLKSHCSDNGEYDQDTFSTCSTPALMFSDSAGFEAEVKSEDEDLSVSSTPPMDFIPLTSRVKAKKEDNFSDICSSSSPSSPFSFMNAFKNVEEVSFQSLTNERDGKPISFKADANFKFSTFLMMLKDLHDTREREGTPLELEIGPPSAHVKEEPLVMPGEAMPASQEQQIEHVNSNASPDKIKFTHSEDSTRQTSKRPYNKRGCSTGVKKKANRKVPCRSVRSGPGFPGLESLPPMNPSSGVESRVQSLLGTQTSSWDRQRGAGQGVAGEEEGGWSGVKENRQRMVPLEQRRCNTRLCLEQPNGLVADCSDTNKSLMRNSGEADKALTAHKRIRRPSKRLIEWTEEYDQIFSTRKKTKKPLQLIGKATQPVTLVSEAAVSDKDAHDHPSLNLLPEIQTPPPEETAAAVPSELQIPSTENTSPPDAPVLSIDTLTPPPEADPSLSEALVKDSGNAPVLGRKRKRKPTLKILEYCLEAEASTAPKKKVKTLKNNSNPAPQSDSTPTSLKAKSKQLAASSSTPTTTEISNCTPTPPAQTDPPPSSPAPSSPAPAPPEPARVEAASADVDATQAEDKKAPEVKDPAESEGDPSSLNHSLSDDLSLCDDPLLPSRKIIGDRGGPASMKENICQVCEKTGELLLCEGQCCGAFHLACISLAEAPKGKFVCPECKSGIHTCFVCKKRSEDVRRCMIPVCGKFYHGECIASFAPTAPVNRGFRCSIHVCLTCFIANPNSSTISKGRLVRCVRCPVAYHATDLCMAAGCVVLSNNSIVCPNHFTPRRGVKNHEHVNVSWCFVCTEGGSLLCCESCPAAFHRECLNMEMPKGSWYCNDCKAGKKPRYKDILWVKVGRYRWWPAEVSHPKTIPENIQRMRHDVGEFPVHFFGSNDYLWTYQARVFPYMDVDANSKEKMGKGVDATYKKALEEAAVRFRELQAEKELRQLQEDRKNDRKPPPYKHIKVNRPIGKVQIFTADLSEIPRCNCKATDESPCGMDSECINRMLLYECHPQVCPAGERCLNQAFTKRQYSQVEIFRTLSRGWGLRCVHDIKKGQFVSEYVGEVIDEEECRSRIRHAQENDICNFYMLTLDKDRIIDAGPKGNEARFMNHSCQPNCETQKWTVSGDTRVGLFALVDVPAGTELTFNYNLECLGNGKTVCKCGAPNCSGFLGVRPKNNPPSDDKGRKLKRRGHGKRKNKVVVTKEREDECFSCGDGGQMVSCKKPGCPKVYHADCLNLTKRPAGRWECPWHQCDICGKEAASFCEMCPSSYCGQHRDGLLFISKLDGKLCCSEHDPCGPEPLEPGEIREYTPDPRALTSGLGMAVIPSAASTASARVNPTARRARDQISAGAGMCASESLPAFSIPVPITIPVTTPAASPPPSSSDAPSSPHVFDLPHYSPISSYEEERDEEEDGELLAEEEEEEELVEEGEVGRQKSDPHSEDGEPVMVGVEYLEEDEDEEEQDEEEEEEEEEEEDDEDE, from the exons ATGACGCGCCATAATAATCGTCCTGGCTTCGTTGTGTGTTCatactgcatgcatgtgt GGCGGAGCGATGCCAGTATGAGTGGGCCTCACTCAGGCCCTGGCAGCGAGACTCATCAGTCCAGCTGCCCTTTGACCCCCAGCCGTGGCCTCTCCACCCTCTGCGGCTCCTCCAGACACCATGACCACAGAATCGGCCTGACCATGTCTGCCGCGGCCTCCTCTCTCAAGCATGCATCCGTCTGTGGGTTCACACAAAGGGaccactcctcctcttcctcctccacctcctcctcctcctcctcttcctcctcttcctcctcctcttcctcctacaGTCCTCTCAGGAGGCTGCAACATCTCACCACCATGGTGAGCCAGCCTGACCTGGTCCTGCCGGTGAGGGAGCCCAAGAGGAGCTGGGAGTGGGGGATGAATAAGAAGGAGAGGGggaaggagatggagatggactCCTGGGCTGATTGCACGAGCAGTGATTATTCTGGCACCCAGAGTacaaacaggaaggaggtcTTTGCTAAATCTTCTGCTGGACAAAAACAGCCTGTGGTCCACACTAGAAGTAGAGACGCAGCGGCGGCCAATCGGGGGAATCCGGTCGTCTcggagaaaaagacagaaggttGTTTCTCAGGCCCGCCCAGCCCGGCCTTCTCTCTCGATAGCAACAGCCCCTTTGCTAACGGATTCCTCCACTTTGAATCCTCTTTGTTTGAGGATGACGACAACGATGAGGAGCGGGAGACCGTGTCACCTGTGGGAGGCTTGCAGAACAAACATGGGAGTGCAGGAAATGTCCCTCAGTCCACTACTGGAGACTTAAATTCAGACTCCAAGGCTACCCTGTCGTCAGCCAAAGTCGTCACCCGGTCCCAGTCCTCTGGTCAGCGCAGGAGATACTGGGACGGCTCGGATGACGAGTGGGACAGTGACACCGAGCTGTTCCTGTTTGGGGATAGTCCCTCAAGGCATTCAATG AACAGCCTCAAGAAAAAGACTTTGCCGCCTGTGAAGTTTTTAGAAGGTGAAGTTATTTGGGCAAAGTTCAACAGAAGACCATGGTGGCCCTGTGAGCTGATCGTTGACCCCATACAGGGCATCTATCACAGAGTGAAAG AGCCCAGTGACCGGCCTTGTCGGCTCTATCACGTCAGGACCTTTGGGGATCCCGTGGAGCTAACCTGGGTGGAGGAAAAAGCAATTCGCACTTTCCATGGAGGCTTTGAATTTGAACAGCTCCCCCTACTGAGCCGGAGGGGGAAGCAAAGGGAGCAGAACAACAAATACACT GTTGCAAAGCGTTTTCAGAACTCTTGGAAATCCAGCGTGGAAGAAGCAGAATCTGTTCTCCCAGAGAGACCCAAAATGGCTCCCTCCATTCCTTTGTCCTCCAGTGATGCCTTCCACAACACATCCACACCAGAAAGAGTCAACAAGGTCCAATCAACTGTTGCTCCTGCGTGTTCACCCACCCTTCCTGAGACATCACACATGACCAACGGATCTATTTCATCCCCGGTAATTTCATCCCCAGTAAGAACTCCAGCAAAACCAAGCACTTTAAGGAAATCTTCTGGCAAGAAGAAACCAAGTAAATCATCAAAGGACATGAATAGTAAACACTCTAAAAAGACGTTGCACGGCAGTCCCAACCAATCAGAAAGAGACAATGGAGAATGCCCATACTCTGACCTCGACTCGGTCCCTAAAATTTTGTGTCCTAAAGCACTTGAACGTCAACCTAAGCTAGCTCCAACCCAGCCATCTGTCGCAGCTGCGAAAGAGGTGAAGAAGCAGCCGGAGATTCAGACTGGTCTTTGGTTCAGTAAATCAGGCAAAGAGAGACGCCCTAAAACAACCAATCCTTTGCCAGACCGCAGTCTCTTTAGTAAGGTGCCCTCTAAGAAAAAGAGCTCATTTGTTGTGAGTAAAAAGACACTGGTTCCTGGTAACACCTCCTCCAGTGATCATTCAGGGTTGGCAGACAAGCACAAGACTCTGTTACCTGCTGAAACTATTCTGCCATCCGAACAGTCTGGACATTTGAAGTGTAAAAACACCCTGGTTGCTGATAGACCTTCAAGTACAACTGGCAGTCCTGGTGACCAATCAGGATTGCCAGACAAGCAGAAGTCCCTGGTTTCTGTTGAGACTGGTGTGCCCTCTGACAAGTGTAGATATtcaaaaggcagacagacagtcagtaaCACAACTGACATAGTGACTGGCACAGGGTCTGACCAGTTAGATAACTCGGATGTTAAAAAATCCGTTGAGCCCAGCATCAGTTTCAGTGACCAGTCCAGATTTTCAGAGAGTGTAAAgactgtcagtcaaactgaacATCCTGACTTGATGACTAATAAAAAGGCCTGTGTAAGTGAAGGTATTCCCAAccaagcagcagaaacacaaagtacCAAGACTCGAGTACTCGGTTTAAATGTTGACACTACTGAGCCATTAGCAAGGCTAGAAAAGCAAACAAGTCTTGTCTCTAAATGTAGGATGCCCTTTGTCAAATTAATACGCAAGGACATGAAGGGTAAGAAGTTAAACTCCAGTGTAACCATTAGTGACCAACCTGAATGTACAAAGACTGAAATAACACAAGATGCTAATGTGTCTAAAATGTCCTCTAAACAGTCAGATTGTGTGGACTGCAGGGCCTCCATAGATCAGGCAGTCAGTTCAGAATCCATAAAGCCCTCAGCTAAGAAGTTGAAAGCAAGTGCTGGGACTGGCATTCATCGTCTCTCGTTAGAGTCATCGCGAGCCAAAACTGTTGCAGCTTCCAGTGTGGCAAGTGTGTCTGATGAGTCCAGGAGCCCAGAAGCAGAAAGGATACCAACCTTAAACTCAATCAATGTGACATATTCATCCTCCAACCAGTCAGACGGTAAGAAGACGCCTTCCAGTGTAACAGCCATTTCTTCTGATCACTCAAGTAGCTCAGAGCAAAAAATTGCATCTCCCACCAGTACAGATTTAAATACAGAACCTCTGCCTTCTCACCGGCCTGCTCAAGTACCCGAAGGCCTGTCTTCTGAGAAATCCAAGAAGGTTGTCCACAAACTAAAACAGGTTCCAGACAAAGTGAACAAAGTGTTATTACCTGAGCAGCCAGCACACCTCCCAGCCAGCAGTCGACTGATGACCAGAGCCCTGAGGGCCATGCAGGAGGCGGAACAGAAAAAGCGTGAAAAGGCACGAAAGGAGACTGAGCACAAAGAACTCATAAATCAGTATGGAAAAGACGAAGACCTTGAGTTCCAACCTGCGCGTAATTCCACTTGTAATCCTGAGTCCAAACGGGACtgttgcacaaaaataaaatctcttaaATCACATTGCAGTGACAATGGTGAGTATGATCAGGACACATTTTCTACCTGTAGCACACCCGCTTTGATGTTTTCGGATTCAGCTGGTTTTGAAGCTGAGGTCAAGAGTGAAGATGAAGACCTCTCAGTGTCCTCAACTCCGCCAATGGACTTCATACCTCTTACTTCTAGAGTAAAAGCAAAGAAGGAAGATAATTTCTCTGACATATGCTCTTCATCATCCCCTTCCTCACCATTTTCTTTTATGAATGCCTTTAAAAATGTGGAGGAGGTATCCTTCCAATCCCTGACAAATGAGCGTGATGGTAAACCCATCTCTTTTAAAGCAGACGCAAACTTCAAGTTCAGCACTTTTCTCATGATGCTAAAGGACTTGCATGACACTAGAGAACGGGAGGGGACTCCCTTAGAACTGGAAATTGGACCACCAAGTGCACATGTTAAGGAGGAACCCTTAGTGATGCCTGGGGAGGCTATGCCTGCAAGCCAAGAGCAACAAATTGAACATGTTAATTCAAATGCAAGTCCAGACAAAATcaaattcacacacagtgaggaCAGCACAAGGCAGACGTCCAAGAGGCCCTATAACAAAAGGGGTTGCTCCACTGGGGTGAAAAAGAAAGCCAACCGCAAAGTGCCTTGTCGTTCTGTGAGGTCTGGACCTGGTTTCCCAGGACTGGAGTCCTTGCCACCAATGAATCCTTCTTCAGGAGTGGAGTCCAGAGTCCAGTCCTTGTTGGGCACACAGACCAGTAGCTGGGATAGGCAGAGAGGAGCTGGTCAAGGAGTGgctggggaggaagagggagggtgGAGCGGAGTGAAGGAGAATCGACAGCGCATGGTGCCTTTGGAGCAGAGGAGGTGCAACACAAGGCTGTGTCTGGAACAGCCGAATGGCCTTGTTGCAGACTGCTCTGATACTAACAAAAGCTTGATGCGAAACTCTGGAGAAGCTGACAAGGCTCTAACAG caCATAAGCGAATAAGAAGACCAAGCAAGAGGCTGATTGAGTGGACTGAAGAGTATGATCAGATTTTCTCCACGAGGAAGAAAACCAAAAAGCCTCTCCAGTTGATTGGAAAG GCCACTCAGCCTGTAACCCTCGTGTCCGAAGCCGCGGTATCGGACAAGGATGCACATGACCACCCATCTTTGAACTTACTTCCTGAAATACAGACGCCACCTCCTGAGGAAACTGCTGCAGCAGTGCCCTCTGAACTCCAAATTCCCAGCACCGAGAACACATCTCCCCCAGACGCACCTGTGCTTTCCATCGACACACTAACCCCTCCCCCAGAAGCTGATCCATCGCTGTCAGAGGCCCTCGTCAAAGACTCCG GAAACGCTCCTGTGCTGGGGAGGAAGCGCAAGAGGAAACCCACTCTGAAGATCCTGGAATACTGTCTGGAGGCTGAGGCCTCCACAGCCCCCAAGAAGAAG gtcaaaacactgaagaacaaTTCAAATCCTGCTCCTCAGTCAG ATTCTACTCCAACATCTTTAAAAGCAAAGAGTAAGCAGCTCGCGGCGTCCAGCTCTACACCGACTACCACAGAGATTTCCAACTGCACGCCCACGCCGCCCGCTCAGACGGATCCCCCGCCCAGCTCTCCTGCGCCCTCCAGTCCAGCGCCGGCCCCGCCCGAGCCCGCCCGGGTGGAGGCAGCGTCAGCAGACGTTGATGCTACTCAAGCAGAGGACAAGAAAGCTCCAGAGGTTAAGGACCCAGCAGAGTCAGAG ggGGACCCTTCCAGCTTGAATCACAGCCTGTCGGACGACTTGTCGCTGTGCGACGACCCACTTTTACCTTCAAGGAAGATCATAGGGGACAGAGGAGGCCCAGCCTCCATGAAGGAGAACATATGTCAG gTGTGTGAGAAGACGGgggagctgctgctctgtgagggTCAGTGCTGTGGAGCTTTCCACCTGGCCTGCATCTCTCTGGCTGAGGCCCCGAAAGGGAAGTTTGTCTGTCCTGAGTGCAAATCAG GCATCCACACCTGCTTTGTGTGTAAAAAACGCAGCGAGGATGTGCGCCGCTGTATGATTCCCGTGTGTGGGAAGTTTTACCACGGAGAGTGCATCGCCAGCTTCGCCCCAACTGCACCTGTGAACCGAGGCTTCCGCTGCTCCATCCACGTCTGTCTCACCTGCTTCATCGCCAACCCCAACAGCTCCACCATCTCTAAGG GTCGTCTGGTTCGTTGCGTGCGCTGCCCGGTAGCCTACCATGCTACAGATCTCTGCATGGCAGCAGGCTGCGTTGTCCTCTCCAACAACAGCATCGTCTGTCCCAACCACTTCACTCCTCGCCGCGGCGTCAAGAACCACGAGCACGTCAACGTCAGCTGGTGCTTCGTCTGCACTGAAG GGGGcagtctgctgtgctgtgagtcCTGTCCTGCTGCGTTCCACCGAGAGTGTCTGAACATGGAAATGCCAAAAGGCAGCTGGTACTGCAACGACTGCAAGGCTGGGAAGAAACCTCGCTACAAGGACATCCTCTGGGTGAAGGTTGGGCGGTACAG GTGGTGGCCAGCGGAGGTCAGCCATCCCAAAACAATCCCAGAGAACATCCAGCGGATGAGGCACGATGTCGGCGAGTTTCCCGTTCACTTCTTTGGCTCCAACGACTACCTGTGGACATACCAGGCCAGAGTCTTCCCTTACATGGATGTGGACgccaacagcaaagaaaagatgGGGAAAGGTGTTGATGCCACCTACAAGAAAG CTTTGGAGGAGGCAGCTGTGCGATTTCGCGAGCTGCAGGCAGAGAAGGAGCTTCGGCAGCTTCAGGAGGACCGAAAGAACGACAGGAAGCCTCcaccatacaaacacataaag GTGAACCGACCAATAGGAAAGGTTCAGATCTTTACAGCTGACCTATCAGAGATCCCGCGCTGCAACTGCAAGGCGACAGACGAGAGTCCGTGTGGGATGGACTCGGAGTGCATCAACCGCATGCTGCTGTACGAATGTCACCCGCAG GTTTGCCCAGCGGGCGAGCGGTGCCTGAACCAGGCCTTCACCAAGCGTCAGTACAGCCAGGTGGAGATCTTCAGGACGCTGTCTCGAGGCTGGGGTCTCCGCTGCGTCCACGACATCAAGAAG GGTCAGTTTGTGAGCGAGTACGTTGGGGAGGTGATTGATGAGGAGGAGTGCAGGTCCAGGATCAGACACGCCCAGGAGAACGACATCTGCAACTTCTACATGCTGACTCTGGACAAG GATCGAATCATCGATGCTGGGCCGAAGGGGAATGAGGCCCGCTTCATGAACCACAGCTGCCAGCCCAACTGTGAGACCCAGAAGTGGACTGTGAGCGGAGACACCCGGGTGGGACTGTTCGCCCTTGTTGACGTCCCTGCAG gcacCGAGCTGACCTTCAACTACAACCTGGAGTGTTTGGGGAACGGGAAGACGGTCTGTAAATGTGGAGCCCCAAACTGCAGCGGCTTCCTGGGCGTCAGGCCAAAG AACAACCCTCCATCTGACGACAAAGGCCGCAAGCTGAAGAGGAGGGGCCACGGCAAGAGGAAGAACAAGGTGGTGGTGACCAAAGAGCGAGAGGACGAGTGCTTCAGCTGCGGAGACGGAGGACAGATGGTCTCCTGTAAGAAACCCGGCTGTCCCAAAGTTTACCATGCCGACTGTCTCAACCTCACCAAGAGGCCTGCAG GACGTTGGGAATGTCCCTGGCACCAGTGTGATATATGTGGGAAGGAGGCGGCGTCCTTCTGCGAGATGTGTCCCAGCTCCTACTGCGGCCAGCACCGTGACGGCTTGCTCTTCATCTCCAAGCTGGACGGCAAGCTGTGCTGCAGTGAGCATGACCCCTGTGGGCCTGAGCCGCTGGAACCAGGGGAGATCCGGGAGTACACGCCGGACCCCAGAGCCCTGACCTCGGGTCTGGGCATGGCCGTCATCCCCTCTGCTGCCTCTACCGCCTCCGCCCGCGTGAACCCGACCGCCAGGAGGGCCCGGGATCAGATCAGCGCCGGCGCTGGTATGTGTGCTTCCGAGTCGCTTCCCGCTTTTTCCATCCCGGTGCCCATCACTATTCCTGTCACCACACCTGCCGCCTCACCTCCCCCCAGCAGCTCTGACGCCCCCAGCAGCCCGCACGTGTTCGACCTCCCACACTACTCGCCCATCTCCTCGTACGAGGAGGAGAGGGACGAGGAGGAAGACGGGGAGCTGctggcagaagaggaggaggaggaggagttagTGGAAGAGGGTGAGGTGGGGAGGCAGAAATCAGATCCTCACAGCGAGGACGGCGAGCCAGTGATGGTGGGGGTGGAATACctggaggaggacgaggacgaggaggagcaggacgaagaagaggaggaggaggaggaggaagaggaggacgatgaAGACGAGTGA